One genomic window of Arachis stenosperma cultivar V10309 chromosome 10, arast.V10309.gnm1.PFL2, whole genome shotgun sequence includes the following:
- the LOC130955067 gene encoding uncharacterized protein LOC130955067, whose amino-acid sequence MGKKQSLRSKATQIVSVILNPISDSDTLKHPPPTPSDEVGGLGGTTSESEKTEEGSNDLVDGPDTSSFSAFLYSFLSSSDAGGDNAKVHGQSDGKGASGDGNNSLPDSSLKENNGGKKSLFSRSKQSLGRVIRQAARIGGFRHQGRKDNNSEMNSDCLNGSGLNGVEMNHLSTVKGKESESVSLVDMPEISEPSMLLSDAMRSTLYASLPALVHGRKWLLLYSTWRNGISLSTLYRRSMLWPGLSLLVVGDRRGAVFGSLVEAPLRPSNKKYQGTNSTFVFTSISGHPVIYRPTGLNRYFTLCNTEFLAIGGGSHFALYLDGDLLNGSSSVSETYGNPCLANSQDFEVKEVELWGFVYASKYDEVLAFSRTEAPGICRW is encoded by the exons atgggAAAGAAGCAATCTTTGCGTAGCAAAGCTACCCAGATTGTATCTGTTATCCTGAATCCAATATCTGACTCTGACACTCTCAAACACCCTCCTCCAACACCTTCT GATGAGGTAGGGGGATTAGGAGGAACAACAAGTGAATCAGAGAAAACTGAAGAGGGTAGCAATGATTTAGTTGATGGCCCTGATACCTCATCTTTCAGTGCATTTCTATATTCTTTCTTGTCTTCATCAGATGCTGGAGGAGATAATGCAAAGGTGCATGGACAGAGTGATGGTAAAGGTGCTTCAGGTGATGGTAATAACTCTTTACCCGATTCATCGTTGAAGGAGAATAATGGTGGAAAGAAAAGCTTGTTCTCTAGGAGTAAGCAATCACTTGGTAGAGTTATTCGCCAAGCCGCTAGGATCGGCGGATTTCGCCATCAGGGGCGGAAGGATAATAATTCTGAAATGAATTCTGATTGTCTAAATGGTTCTGGATTGAATGGTGTTGAGATGAATCATCTTTCAACTGTGAAAGGGAAAGAATCAGAGTCTGTGTCTTTGGTTGACATGCCAGAAATTTCTGAGCCGTCGATGCTCCTTTCGGACGCGATGAGAAGTACTCTCTATGCTTCTCTTCCTGCTCTTGTTCATGGAAGGAAGTGGCTGTTGCTGTACAG CACTTGGAGGAACGGTATATCACTTTCAACCCTTTATCGAAGAAGCATGCTTTGGCCTGGATTGAGTTTGCTG GTTGTCGGAGACCGAAGAGGAGCAGTGTTTGGAAGCTTAGTTGAAGCACCTCTTAGACCATCCAACAAGAAATACCAG GGAACAAACAGTACATTTGTTTTCACAAGTATTTCTGGCCATCCTGTTATATATCGTCCAACAG GGTTAAACCGCTATTTCACACTATGCAACACTGAGTTCTTAGCAATTGGAGGGGGAAGTCATTTTGCGCTTTATTTGGATGGTGATCT ATTGAATGGCTCAAGCTCGGTCTCGGAAACCTACGGAAATCCTTGCCTTGCGAATTCTCAAGATTTCGAAGTGAAGGAAGTAGAG TTATGGGGCTTTGTGTATGCTTCAAAATATGATGAAGTACTTGCATTTAGCAGAACAGAGGCACCTGGCATCTGTCGATGGTAA
- the LOC130956790 gene encoding cyclin-dependent kinase F-4-like: MERYKLIKEVGDGTFGSVWRAINKQTGEVVAIKKMKKKYYSWEECVNLREVKSLRKMNHPNIVKLKEVIRESDILYFVFEYMECNLYQLMEDREKMFSEGEVRNWCFQVFQGLAYMHQRGYFHRDLKPENLLVTKDIIKIADFGLAREISSQPPYTEYVSTRWYRAPEVLLQSYLYSSKVDMWAMGAIMAELLSLRPLFPGANEADEIYKICGVIGSPTIESWADGLKLARDINYEFPQLAGVHLSALIPSASDDAISLIRSLCSWDPCKRPTAAEALQHPFFQTCFYVPPSLRTRSALDQQGVRRYSSMLPNSKLTNNFSSPKLHPPLALDTVNQNGSKNENWISESGNFMLRAAQPIPTGRTFSRKVAG; the protein is encoded by the coding sequence ATGGAGAGGTACAAGTTAATTAAGGAAGTTGGTGATGGAACGTTTGGGAGTGTTTGGAGAGCTATTAATAAGCAAACTGGAGAAGTTGTGGCaattaagaaaatgaagaagaaatattaCTCTTGGGAGGAGTGTGTAAACCTGAGAGAAGTCAAGTCACTAAGAAAAATGAACCACCCAAATATTGTGAAGCTAAAGGAAGTTATTCGAGAAAGTGACATTCTGTACTTTGTTTTTGAGTACATGGAATGCAACCTGTACCAACTTATGGAAGACAGGGAGAAGATGTTTTCGGAGGGTGAAGTTAGGAATTGGTGTTTTCAAGTTTTCCAAGGTCTTGCTTATATGCACCAGCGTGGATACTTCCACCGTGATCTGAAGCCTGAGAACTTGCTGGTTACCAAGGATATCATAAAAATTGCTGATTTTGGCCTAGCACGTGAGATCAGTTCACAACCACCCTACACTGAGTATGTCTCCACACGGTGGTATCGTGCTCCTGAAGTGCTACTTCAATCTTATCTGTATAGCTCCAAAGTTGACATGTGGGCAATGGGTGCTATAATGGCTGAACTGTTATCTCTTCGTCCTCTTTTCCCTGGTGCCAATGAAGCGGATGAGATCTACAAAATATGCGGTGTGATAGGCAGCCCAACTATTGAATCATGGGCTGATGGGCTGAAACTTGCAAGGGATATAAACTATGAGTTCCCACAGCTTGCTGGTGTACATCTTTCGGCACTAATACCATCTGCGAGTGATGATGCAATCAGCCTTATCAGGTCGCTTTGCTCATGGGATCCCTGCAAGAGGCCAACAGCTGCAGAGGCCCTTCAACATCCCTTTTTCCAGACTTGTTTTTACGTTCCTCCATCCCTTCGTACTAGATCAGCCCTTGATCAGCAAGGGGTTAGGAGATATTCTAGCATGTTGCCTAATTCAAAGCTCACCAATAACTTCTCTTCTCCGAAATTGCATCCTCCTTTAGCTTTGGATACGGTGAATCAGAATGGAAGTAAGAATGAGAATTGGATTTCTGAATCTGGAAACTTCATGCTCAGAGCTGCACAGCCGATCCCCACCGGAAGAACTTTCAGTCGAAAGGTTGCTGGATGA
- the LOC130955064 gene encoding asparagine synthetase [glutamine-hydrolyzing] 2, with amino-acid sequence MCGILAVLGCVDNSQAKRARIIELSRRLKHRGPDWSGLHCHGDCYLAHQRLAIVDPTSGDQPLYNEDKTVVVTVNGEIYNHKELRQKLSSHQFRTGSDCEVIAHLYEEYGEEFIDMLDGMFSFVLLDTRDKSFIAARDAIGITPLYLGWGLDGSTWFASEMKALSDDCERFISFPPGHIYSNKQGGLRRWYNPPWFTEQIPSTPYDPQILRQAFEKAVLKRLMTDVPFGVLLSGGLDSSLVAAVTNRFVAQSAAAQQWGSQLHTFCIGLKGSPDLKFAKEVADYLGTRHYELYFTVQEGIDALEEVIYHIETYDVTTIRASTPMFLMSRKIKSMGVKMVLSGEGSDEIFGGYLYFHKAPNKEEFHEETCRKIKALHLYDCLRANKSTSAWGIEARVPFLDKEFINTAMSIDPEWKMIRPDLGRIEKWVLRNAFDDETNPYLPKHILYRQKEQFSDGVGYSWIDGLKEHANQQVTDGMLLHANYVYPENTPTTKEAYLYRTIFEKHFPKNAARSTVPGGPSVACSTAKAVEWDAEWSKNPDPSGRAALGVHAAAYEAAADAKTA; translated from the exons ATGTGCGGAATCCTTGCAGTGTTGGGTTGTGTTGACAACTCTCAGGCCAAGCGCGCTCGTATCATCGAGCTATCTCGCAG ATTGAAGCATAGAGGACCTGATTGGAGTGGATTGCATTGCCATGGAGATTGTTATCTTGCTCatcaaaggcttgctattgttgACCCCACTTCAGGGGATCAACCTCTTTATAACGAAGACAAGACTGTTGTTGTCACA GTAAATGGGGAGATATATAACCATAAGGAACTGAGACAGAAATTGAGTTCCCACCAGTTTCGAACTGGAAGCGACTGTGAAGTCATTGCTCATCTT TACGAAGAGTATGGAGAAGAATTTATTGATATGCTGGATGGGATGTTCTCCTTTGTCCTTCTTGACACAAGAGATAAAAGCTTCATTGCTGCTCGTGATGCTATTGGCATTACCCCTCTTTACTTGGGATGGGGCCTTGATG GATCGACATGGTTTGCGTCTGAAATGAAAGCTTTAAGTGATGATTGTGAGAGATTCATATCTTTTCCACCAGGGCATATATATTCCAACAAACAGG GAGGATTAAGAAGATGGTACAATCCACCATGGTTCACAGAGCAAATTCCATCAACACCCTATGATCCTCAGATCTTACGTCAAGCCTTTGAGAAG GCTGTGCTTAAGAGGTTGATGACTGATGTACCTTTTGGAGTTCTTTTGTCGGGAGGACTTGACTCATCGCTTGTCGCTGCCGTGACCAATCGTTTTGTGGCTCAATCTGCAGCTGCACAACAGTGGGGATCACAGTTGCATACTTTCTGTATTGGTTTAAAG GGCTCTCCAGATTTGAAATTTGCAAAAGAGGTAGCAGATTATCTTGGTACTCGACATTATGAACTTTATTTCACAGTTCAG GAAGGTATAGATGCACTTGAGGAAGTCATTTACCACATTGAAACATATGATGTAACAACCATCAGAGCAAGTACTCCAATGTTCCTTATGTCCAGAAAAATCAAATCCATGGGAGTGAAAATGGTTCTTTCGGGAGAAGGTTCAGATGAAATATTTGGAGGTTACCTATATTTCCATAAAGCACCTAATAAGGAAGAGTTTCATGAAGAAACATGTCGAAAA ATCAAAGCTCTTCATCTTTATGACTGCCTGAGAGCCAATAAATCAACTTCAGCATGGGGTATAGAGGCACGTGTACCATTCTTGGATAAAGAATTTATCAACACAGCCATGAGTATTGATCCAGAGTGGAAAATG ATACGACCTGATCTCGGAAGGATAGAGAAGTGGGTATTGCGCAATGCATTTGATGACGAAACAAATCCATATTTACCAAAG CACATTTTGTACAGGCAGAAGGAACAGTTCAGTGATGGTGTAGGGTACAGCTGGATTGATGGCTTGAAGGAGCATGCTAACCAACAA GTCACAGATGGAATGCTGTTGCATGCTAACTATGTTTACCCTGAAAACACTCCCACAACAAAAGAAGCATACCTCTACAGGACAATTTTTGAGAAGCACTTTCCAAAG AATGCTGCAAGGTCAACCGTTCCAGGAGGTCCTAGTGTTGCGTGCAGCACCGCAAAAGCTGTGGAATGGGATGCCGAATGGTCAAAGAATCCTGACCCTTCTGGCCGTGCTGCTCTTGGTGTTCATGCAGCAGCATATGAGGCTGCAGCAGATGCAAAAACAGCCTAG